In the genome of Candidatus Methanoperedens sp., one region contains:
- a CDS encoding VIT1/CCC1 transporter family protein — protein sequence MTKSRRLEEMRKAFARRDVQASALAHAPERIAQEQHGGASDVYIGNMVYGGLDGILTTFAVVSGVAGAKLGSGIVLILGMANLLADGFAMAIGAYLSSKSEKEYYQREWQREAWEVEHFPEGERAELYEVYRSHSYSEEDARSLVDIQARDPERWVKAMMINELGMLQDERKPLFSALATLVSFILAGFMPLIVYVLGLFYPISSTESFTVSVILSALTIFGLGVAKVTVTKLNPFRSGLEMLLVGGLAASVAYVVGALLRGIVG from the coding sequence ATGACTAAGTCCAGACGACTCGAAGAAATGCGTAAAGCATTCGCCCGGCGTGACGTACAGGCATCAGCATTGGCGCATGCTCCGGAGCGTATCGCACAGGAGCAGCACGGTGGGGCGAGCGACGTTTATATTGGCAACATGGTATACGGCGGGCTGGACGGCATTCTTACCACCTTTGCAGTAGTCAGCGGGGTGGCTGGTGCCAAACTGGGCAGCGGTATCGTTCTTATCCTGGGCATGGCCAACCTGCTGGCAGATGGTTTTGCAATGGCCATAGGGGCTTACCTTTCATCCAAGAGCGAAAAGGAGTATTACCAGCGGGAATGGCAGCGAGAAGCCTGGGAGGTTGAACATTTCCCGGAAGGCGAACGGGCCGAACTCTACGAGGTTTATCGAAGCCACAGTTATTCGGAGGAGGATGCACGAAGCCTCGTTGATATCCAGGCCCGAGACCCGGAGAGGTGGGTTAAAGCCATGATGATCAACGAGCTGGGGATGCTGCAGGACGAACGCAAGCCGTTATTCAGCGCACTGGCCACGCTGGTGTCTTTTATCCTGGCAGGATTCATGCCGCTTATCGTCTATGTGCTGGGACTGTTCTACCCGATTTCTTCGACTGAATCCTTCACAGTATCCGTTATATTATCTGCGTTGACAATCTTTGGGCTGGGGGTTGCGAAAGTAACTGTTACCAAATTAAACCCCTTCAGAAGCGGCCTCGAGATGCTATTGGTCGGTGGACTGGCAGCGAGCGTAGCCTACGTGGTTGGCGCGTTGTTAAGGGGTATTGTTGGCTAA